In the Spartobacteria bacterium genome, one interval contains:
- a CDS encoding glycosyltransferase family 1 protein codes for MVASEYAVLLVGPYRREQRVSSMMFFIEALERGLKERHIPVETIYPEVRFGGLSAAITLISKLLAAVDKLVLFPWVLRRRVRNMQKNGTVVVHVVDQAYANYTYCLKGIPHVVTCHDVISLQATEGELAEHTEPLRTRLYQRMLQRSLAKAPCVVSITQTTKDHLLRLTGRDSVSTPVVYDGLHYPYRPMDAAEARTVLAGKWTNPPDDVGSCFMHIGINIWYKNRMGVLDIFREWSVRYPDPPMHLLMIGPPPTEEMKARVRDWGMEPVVHWVSGLSNEEVRAAYSLAQALIFPSFLEGFGWPLIEAMACGCPVFVSNRLPMTEVGADAARYFDPSEPANAVQVLAEGMADRGGMVERGLKRAELFSADHMLSGYLAAYEQALEMMQ; via the coding sequence GTGGTAGCCTCTGAATATGCCGTATTATTGGTGGGCCCCTATCGTCGTGAGCAGCGCGTATCGAGTATGATGTTTTTCATCGAGGCGTTGGAGCGGGGGTTGAAAGAACGTCATATTCCTGTTGAAACTATTTACCCTGAAGTGCGCTTCGGGGGGCTCTCTGCAGCCATTACGCTGATTTCTAAGCTGCTGGCTGCTGTCGATAAGCTGGTTCTCTTTCCATGGGTATTGCGTCGCCGTGTTCGTAACATGCAGAAGAATGGAACTGTTGTGGTTCACGTGGTCGATCAGGCCTATGCAAATTATACGTATTGTTTGAAAGGAATACCGCATGTTGTGACGTGTCATGATGTGATTTCTCTTCAGGCAACGGAAGGCGAGCTGGCGGAACATACGGAGCCGTTGCGTACACGATTGTATCAGCGGATGTTGCAGCGGTCTTTGGCTAAGGCACCCTGTGTGGTGTCGATTACGCAGACAACAAAGGATCACCTGCTGCGTTTGACAGGACGTGATTCCGTTTCAACTCCGGTGGTGTATGATGGACTGCATTATCCCTACCGCCCCATGGATGCGGCGGAGGCACGCACGGTGCTGGCAGGGAAATGGACGAATCCGCCGGATGACGTCGGATCCTGTTTCATGCATATCGGTATTAATATCTGGTATAAGAACAGGATGGGGGTTTTGGATATTTTTCGAGAATGGTCGGTGCGGTATCCAGACCCTCCGATGCACTTGCTTATGATCGGTCCTCCTCCTACCGAAGAAATGAAGGCACGCGTGAGGGACTGGGGGATGGAACCCGTCGTTCATTGGGTCAGCGGCCTGTCTAATGAGGAGGTTCGCGCGGCGTACAGTCTGGCTCAGGCACTTATTTTCCCGTCTTTTTTGGAGGGATTCGGCTGGCCGCTGATTGAAGCAATGGCTTGCGGCTGTCCGGTGTTTGTGTCGAATAGATTACCTATGACGGAGGTGGGAGCCGACGCAGCGCGCTATTTTGATCCATCAGAACCGGCGAACGCGGTGCAGGTTCTTGCGGAGGGAATGGCTGATCGTGGCGGCATGGTCGAACGCGGCTTGAAACGTGCGGAGCTGTTCTCGGCAGATCATATGTTGTCAGGCTACTTGGCGGCCTATGAGCAGGCATTGGAGATGATGCAATGA